The sequence TTTCCTGAGCCAACAGTTTTGAGTTTGCCCAAAATATTTTTCCTGAAACAGTTTTTCTATTTTTTTTGTTTTTCGAAAGGTTTTCACCTTCATAGACAGCCATTTCTGCCGTTTGCAGTTCAACATTAGTTGTTGTCTGAACGGCTACCGGCGGCAGAGGCGAAACCATCCCCTCTTCTGTCGTCTCCAGAGTTTTACCGTCTGTACTTTCTTCACTAGTTGAATTATAATCGTAGTCATCACTTTGTCTTACTTTTTCAAAACTTCCGCTTTCGGGTTTGCCTTTTGCATAAATTCCCTTCATTAAAACAGATCCTTCGGTTGCGTAAATTATGGCTTCACCATTTTTCACTCCGTTTTTATACTGAACTTTTTTCCGGACTTTACCATTGCTGTGATAATATAATAAGGTAAGATTTTTTGTATCATTTCTATATTGTTTAAAATTTTCATCATTTCCATTTTCGTCATACCAAATAATATCGCCAACGTATGCATTTTCATTATTTTTCAAAGTATAGCCTTCAAACTGCTGAGTTCCGTTGATATAAAAATCCTGAAGCAAAACCAATTCGCCAATTTGTTTTAAAGGCATGAGTCGATAATAAGAAGCATTTGCTTTTGTCGTGATTTCCCAATCTTTATCATAATATATAGGATCTGATTTTTGAGAAAAAAGCATTTGCAAAAACAAGCAGGAAATAATTAGGGTGATTTTTTTTATCATCGGGTTTTGATTTATTCAAAAATAAGAATTCTTAAGCATCATAAGCTTCTTTTTTAAAAGGAGTTCGGGAAAATTGTTATTCTCAAAATGTTTAAACTTACTTTTAAATCTTATTTCAACAGAAAAGCACTTATCTGTACCCATATTAATGATATTTAAACTAAAAATTAATTTCATTTTAAAAACACCCCATATCAAAACAGGGGTCAAATTAGATTTAAATCAAAACAAATAATTAAATAGTCTAAAAAAAATAGGGGTATTTTATTTTCAATTCATTTTTTTTGTAAATTTGCACCATAAAAATTCAACACTATATGTCAACTTTAAGATTTAAAGCTTTAGAAACTTTACCATTCAAGGACTTTAGAAAAGATAATTCAGTAGAAATTCCTGCTAAATTATCAGAATTATTTTGTGAAAATGTATTCTCTGAAAACACAATGAGAGAATACTTAACAAAAGAAGCATTCCAATCTATTATGGATGCTATTAAAAAAGGAAGTAAAATCCAGAGATTAATTGCAGATCAGGTAGCAGTAGCTATGAAAGATTGGGCAATGAGCAAAGGGGTTACTCACTACACGCACTGGTTTCAGCCATTGACTGGAAGCACTGCAGAAAAGCACGATTCATTCTTCACACCTATCGAAGGTGGTAGAGCGATCGAAAGATTCAGCGGAAACTTATTGATTCAGCAAGAGCCTGATGCATCTTCTTTCCCGAACGGTGGAATCAGAAATACGTTTGAAGCAAGAGGTTATACTGCTTGGGATCCTACATCTCCTGCATTCATTATGGGAACTACTTTATGTATTCCTTCAATCTTTATCTCTTACACTGGAGAAACTTTAGATTATAAAGCACCTTTATTGAGAGCCTTGCACGCTGTAGACGAAGCTGCAACCAACGTAATGCAGTATTTCGACAAAAATGTAACGAAAGTAACTCCTACTTTAGGTTGGGAGCAAGAATATTTTCTGGTTGATTCTGCATTGTATCAATCTCGTCCGGATTTAGTTTTAACAGGTAAAACTTTATTAGGACATTCTCCTGCAAAAGGGCAGCAATTAGATGACCATTATTTCGGTTCAATTCCTACAAGAGTCATGAATTTCATGAAAGAATTGGAAGTTGAATGTATGAAATTGGGTATCCCAGTAACAACAAGACACAACGAGGTAGCTCCAAACCAATTTGAGCTTGCACCAATGTTTGAAGAAGTAAACGTTGCGGTAGACCACAACTCTCTTTTGATGGACGTAATGGCAAGAATTGCTCACAGACACCATTTCCATATTTTATTCCACGAAAAACCATTCGCAGGAGTAAACGGAAGCGGAAAGCATAACAACTGGTCTTTAGCAACTGATACAGGTGAAAACCTTTTAAGCCCCGGAAAAAACCCTAAGAAAAACTTACAGTTTTTAACATTCTTCGTGAATACAATTAAGGCAGTTCACGAATATGCGGATCTTTTAAGAGCAAGTATCGCGTCTGCAAGCAACGATCACAGATTGGGGGCAAACGAAGCTCCACCAGCAATTATTTCTGTATTTATCGGAAGCCAGTTGTTCAGAGTTTTGGAAGAGCTTGAAAAAGTAACGGAAGGAAAACTTTCACCAGACGAAAAAACAGACTTAAAATTAAATGTAGTTGGAAAAATTCCTGAAATTTTGTTGGATAATACTGACAGAAACAGAACTTCTCCTTTTGCATTTACTGGAAATAAATTCGAGATCAGAGCGGTAGGTTCTTCTGCAAACTGCGCAGAATCTATGACTGTGATGAACACTATTGCTGCAAAACAATTGGGTGACTTCAAAAAAGAAGTTGATGCTTTAATTGAAACTGGTCTTAAGAAGGACGAAGCGATCTTCAACGTATTGAGAGAATACATCAAGCAGTGTAAAAACATAATGTTTGAAGGTGACGGATATTCTGATGACTGGGCTGTAGAAGCTGAAAAAAGAGGATTAAACAACTGGAAAACCACTCCTGAAGCATTGAAGCAGGAAATGAACCAGAAATTCCTTGATCTATATGAAGAAATCGGAATATTCAACCACAGAGAAGTGGAGGCTAGAAACGAAATCAAACTGGAAAAATATTCAACTGTTATTGATATCGAAGCAAGAGTGTTGAGTGACATCGCAAGAAACCACATCATTCCTTCCGCTTTAAATTATCAGAACAGACTGATTGAAAACGTAAGAGGTCTTAAAGATATTTTCGGAGAAAAAGAATTCAAAACATTGGCAAAAGAGCAAATAAGTTTGATTACCAATATTTCAGAAAATATCTCAACAATCAAATTGGGTGTTGAACAGCTTCTTGAAGCAAGAGCGAACGCAAAAGCAGTATCTGAAAGCCAAACACAGGCAGAAGACTACTGTAATAAAGTAAAGCCATTATTTGACGCAATCAGAGATGCATCAGACGATCTTGAAATGATGGTGGATGATGAGCTTTGGCCAATGACGAAATATAGAGAAATGTTATTTACAAGATAACATCTGTAAAATTCCATATTAGTGAAGGTTCTCCGATTATTCGGGGAACTTTTTTATGCATTTTTAACAGATAAATTCTGAATGATTGATTTCAAAGAACCTCGATTAATAAAGGAAAGCGAATATATTATGTTAAAAAATCTTAATAAAAAAAACAGTACACTCACCGAAACAGGCGCTTAACAGCTGCTTTTTCTTTAACATACTTCTACGAGATGTTAAAATGTGTTAAAACACAAACATGACAATAATCATATTGAGGCTGTCTTAGATGGAATCTCTACTTTTGTAGGGCTTTAGAGAAATAAATATTTCTTTTTCAACCGGAAATTAAAAAATATGAAGAAAAGAGTTTTGTTTTATTTAGTTGCTTTTGTTTCAACAATATCACTACAATCATGCGTTACTAATTACGTAGTTTCAAAACCGGCAACTTACACTAAAGAGTACAAAACAGATGCCAAACTAGTTGCTTTAGACACTAAGATAGAGAATGATAAGAAGCTGTTAATCAACTCTTTTATATCTGAAAAAGCAGTAGCCATCTCAAACGCAAAAAATTCTTTAAAAAATTCTGAAATCGCAAAAGCGATCAAACACAATAAGACCATTGATAACATCTTAACAGAAGCTTCAACCTACTTAGGAACTCCTTATAGATACGGGGGAACTACAAGAAACGGAATCGACTGTTCAGCATTTGTTTTATCAGTATTCGGAGCAGCAGCCGGTCTTACATTACCAAGAGTAGCAGCATCTCAATCCCAGGAAGGAGAAGCTATCGATAAAGAAAACCTTCAGAAAGGAGATTTGATTTTCTTTTCTCACGGCAGAAGAATTTCTCACGTAGGAATTGTAGAAAGCGTAACTGAAGAAGGAGAAGTAAAATTCATTCACGCAGCGACTTCAAAAGGTGTAATGATCTCTTCACTGAATGATTCTTAT comes from Chryseobacterium sp. 3008163 and encodes:
- a CDS encoding glutamine synthetase III, producing the protein MSTLRFKALETLPFKDFRKDNSVEIPAKLSELFCENVFSENTMREYLTKEAFQSIMDAIKKGSKIQRLIADQVAVAMKDWAMSKGVTHYTHWFQPLTGSTAEKHDSFFTPIEGGRAIERFSGNLLIQQEPDASSFPNGGIRNTFEARGYTAWDPTSPAFIMGTTLCIPSIFISYTGETLDYKAPLLRALHAVDEAATNVMQYFDKNVTKVTPTLGWEQEYFLVDSALYQSRPDLVLTGKTLLGHSPAKGQQLDDHYFGSIPTRVMNFMKELEVECMKLGIPVTTRHNEVAPNQFELAPMFEEVNVAVDHNSLLMDVMARIAHRHHFHILFHEKPFAGVNGSGKHNNWSLATDTGENLLSPGKNPKKNLQFLTFFVNTIKAVHEYADLLRASIASASNDHRLGANEAPPAIISVFIGSQLFRVLEELEKVTEGKLSPDEKTDLKLNVVGKIPEILLDNTDRNRTSPFAFTGNKFEIRAVGSSANCAESMTVMNTIAAKQLGDFKKEVDALIETGLKKDEAIFNVLREYIKQCKNIMFEGDGYSDDWAVEAEKRGLNNWKTTPEALKQEMNQKFLDLYEEIGIFNHREVEARNEIKLEKYSTVIDIEARVLSDIARNHIIPSALNYQNRLIENVRGLKDIFGEKEFKTLAKEQISLITNISENISTIKLGVEQLLEARANAKAVSESQTQAEDYCNKVKPLFDAIRDASDDLEMMVDDELWPMTKYREMLFTR
- a CDS encoding C40 family peptidase, which codes for MKKRVLFYLVAFVSTISLQSCVTNYVVSKPATYTKEYKTDAKLVALDTKIENDKKLLINSFISEKAVAISNAKNSLKNSEIAKAIKHNKTIDNILTEASTYLGTPYRYGGTTRNGIDCSAFVLSVFGAAAGLTLPRVAASQSQEGEAIDKENLQKGDLIFFSHGRRISHVGIVESVTEEGEVKFIHAATSKGVMISSLNDSYWGPKFRFAKRVINENGESYNNLASTSF